tccagatgGCCGTGCCTTCCCTGGCTTTCATgacattttcctgtctttctcctgcctccttccacctccatgCGGGTGGCGGCCAGTTTTCACCCGCGCCGTCTGAATGGATACACGGGAAGGCTCGCGTACGCATTATAAGCGCGGACACGGGTCTCGCCCGCAAGTGTGAGAGGCCTTACCCTTCTCACCAGAAGGAGCTTCTTATTTAGATTAATTTTAACCCCATATATACACTCCAAAAAGTATTCATAATGCTGACAGCGATATAtaaagattaggttaagttagtttggtTAGCCTAGgttagtttggttagattaggttagtttagctagtttaggttaggttaggaaattaGTTACCTAGGCTAACATGTTTGTTGACTTTTTaataaggaaagtgaggaagctaTCCGGAACTTCAAAGCCGACGGTTACTGTGGACCCGCTttggaaactccagtccctgaaattaagttaacaagctttcaacaagtggatgtggctgtggtgaaaactatcatacacaggtgaacctgacgtactgtgatggtgattccttgccgataagtgacatcattaagagtggaaactttagtgatttcttaaatattatgactgtgatggttaacactagtattgaaaacaagactttccctgagagtgagaaagcggcgatcgtgaaacctatcgttaaaggtaaactggacccacagtgtttagttcctttagaccagtatccaacttgacgtttctatctaagatacttgaaaatgtgatcttaaatcagctaatggagcatttgctagtggtgcaggctttaccggataatgaatctgcctacaagaggctttactcaactgaaactactctctgtttggtggtaaacaacttgcttgtgcttatggatgaagggaagtgtggtgttctgattttgttagacttgagtgctgcgtttgacacggtggagcacagtctattgcttcaggattgcaagattattggaattgagggtggcgcgctggattatctgaggagttaccttgagaacagaacttactgtgtgcaaataggtaaatcgttctccactcataaacttttgcaaagaggagtcccccagggaagtgtactgggtccaattttattctgtgtttatactattggtctttcacatttgctaagaaggcatgaagttgactttaaactgtatgctgatgatacacagttctatttgtcgctgagtgacgtggaaaacactgaagataagctgagcagaattatggatgatgtcgggaaatggatgaattctaagcaactgaagctgaatgaggataaaactgaatgcttgattgtggggaagaacaaggatgtcaggaggctagatgtttccactcttcggataaaagatgacactaggactgtaaaaaagtcagtcaaagatttaggtgtgatacttgactgcactctatcattcaaagaacagatcaatcaagtggtgagaacggcaggctaccatctgagaaatattgcatttgtcaagaaatacctggatgataagactatgaagatgcttatatataatcatgtaaatagaaagctggattattgtaactcactttattatggccttcctaaatatctgctgaagaaactacaacttgttatgaacagagctgcaaggctaacaaagggtctggtgagagaataacacctgcactcacaGACTTGCATTGGTTACATATCAAGGCAcgcatagtctacaaaatatttgtcttgacttatcaagcaatgacacttggtaaacctggatatttgagaaatatactacaggattttcatttggacaccaccatgtcactgagacacagtgcagaacagtatagactctatgagcccagggtcaacctggaactgggtttcagagcatttgagaagagtgacccgcggctcttggatcagttatgtgtaagcatggtggtgcagagagagtgacaagagaaagggcattgcaaggaagaagggtggtagggtctttgagacaaatcatgaatggcagaagtgtgagcatggaggtaaagagggatttgagaaatacaataatagtaccaaccctcacatgtGCAAGTGAAAcgagggcctggaatgaaagtcagaggtctagagtgcaggcagtggaaatgagttatttgagaagtgcttgtggtgtgagtagaatggatggaatgagtaatgaaagtgtgtacgagagttttggaatgtgtcacaggggtgaagggaagaagcgtggagtggtggaagaagtgaagcgacagactttaaagtggtttggccacatggagcgaatgaaggagagtaagatgaccagaagggtgtatatgagtgagatagagggagggaatgctagaggacgacctccagtgaaatggagggatagggtgcaagagtacgttagggagaggggggaaaggtctttgagaaactttgagcaggcaaggagggagtgtctggatagagagagatggaaactctgtaatgtgtgatgactctcatactggagtgtctgtgggttgtgtaaggttgtgtgtggcgtcactggcacactacaacgcagcagtgactggcaacaaaacaccagcaaccaaatattacaaaaaataccacacaaatgacaggactcccatgagctgcacactgttcaatgactgacaaagacacccacctgtgtgctggatgatggaggcgtggttgggggagttgctgcgctcacctttgtcaaagttcttcagctccaagtggccgtgatggatccacaggtctggaggctggacgccaggcttgttgctctcactgcagctgccgccaacactgcaaggaagtgatgtatcttactagctgctaaatactactgagtgctgctgctgtacctcgcagggctgtccagagggagatggaagggcacaTGCAATCTTCAAAACAGGATGGATGTTAAAGGCATGAGGTTTGAGTTCAACAAAGCATATTTGAATTCATTTAAAGAAATAGCTCCCAGCCAGCACACTGCAAGCAATCACAAGTTAGAAACACGTGTTAGCTGCTCCACCAAGAGACACAGATATCACAAACAGAGGTCACTTGTTACCCTGCAACTATGTATAGCACAAAATGAAAGTCCATCTTGAACATTTCCTATGAACAagttaacccttttttttttctttctctaatcttggcaaacttaagtctttgtggactatgccctgcagccttgttctccatattacaaagtgaatagaaagttcctgcagtcagtgtaaaggattgctgaaatgagtcatgggatgaaacacaccaacaagaaactgtcctgccaccttacacaatgcttggccTGGGCTCCGCCTTGACCCGCGGCAGTACAGTGTGGTGGCCAAGAAGGCCCCCAGCTGGTCATGGCTCCTGCCACGCCAGCGATCACTAGCACAATCAGGCCTCTTGCTCCACACACCAGCCAGTAGGGGTGGGCAAGAATCGCTTTTTTGAGAATCGCCGATTCCGATTCCAGAGGCTGTTGGAATCGCTGGTATCGATTCCGGAATCGCTTCCATCGTTCTGCCTCCCGCGCGGCCGGGAGTTGCCAAACGATTCTGGTATCGTCTCCTTGCGCCATCGATTCCGGTATCGCTTCACGTCCTTGACGAATCTCGTATCGCCTCCTTGCGCCATCGATTCTGGAATCACTCCATGCGTTTCACGATTATGGTATCGACTCATTGCAATCACGATTCCCCATGATATTGTGGCAGTGTGTGAAGCGATTCCATattattttttacacacacacacacacacacacacacacacacacacacacacacacacacaccactccgtggtgTAAGTGGTTAGGGCGCCGcattgcaaggcttcacggccaagcaggcggcggttcgagtcctgctcaggccgaattctttccgcttactaggagtggttactgtccccccttaagcaagggggatggggtgtgtggtgtgtgagggctTGGCAGTGCCcatagatcgacaataatgagcattGCTCGTGGcgagagggtacctgctggcgagagCGAGACGACTCGTGATCGGGCctaggtgaattacacacacacacacacacacacactctctctctctctctctctctctctcatatatatatatatatatatatatatatatatatatatatatatatatatatatatatatatatatatatatatatatatatatatatatatatatatatataaaaaccacTGATCTTAtttaaggaggaggaacaaaaacaaatgatTGAGGTATTCGATATTCATTAAGATGGGAATGCATATGCAAGATTGCAATAAATTACAATATTACAAAAATAGTTCAGTGTATAATCACAGCCAATATCTAATCCCAGTTCCGTATCACAGAATAAAAGGAGATTCcttttaaagaaaatatatatatatatatatatatatatatatatatatatatatatatatatatatatatatatatatatatatatatatatatatatatatatatatatatatatatatatatatatatatatatatataacaaaggaaTGGTAAAAAAATATTTCATCCCTAAAGTATGACTGTTGCTACATTCATAAATAAATattcctttacttcattttatcctgtcgaagaaaatacatatacaaatatatgtaaTATACATATAATAGACTTCTGTATTAAAGATACATATAATATATTTCCTTAAAGTATGACTATGTTTGTTGCTACATTTGTAAATAAATAttcctttattttacattatcctctcgaagaaaaatacatatacttatACAAGTACATATAATCTACATATAATATGTTTATacactaaaaatacatataatatatttcCTTAATGAAATGAGAATTTAAGTTCTCTCCTTATACAGGAGTAGCAGTCCCCTCCTTATCCAGGAGTAGCAGTCCTCTCCTTATTCAGGAGTAGCAGTCCTCTCCTTATTCAGGAGTAGCAGTCCTCTCCTTATTCAGGAGTAGCAGTCCTCTCCTTATTCAGGAGTAGCAGTCCTCTCCTTATTCAGGAGTAGCAGTCCTCTCCTTATTCAGGAGTAGCAGTCCTCTCCTTATTCAGGAGTAGCAGTCCTCTCCTTATTCAGGAGTAGCAGTCCTCTCCTTATTCAGGAGTAGCAGTCCTCTCCTTATTCAGGAGtagcatttttttattgatttatttcaaGTTCTTGTTAAGAAATAGAATCATgttgacatttttttcttttagagtGCTTCGCCTTTGAGATATTAATTCTCCTGCTTTGGAGAAAAGCCTCTCAGATGGGACTGATGTTGCTGGTACACATAAGATTCCCTTTGCTATTTTAGAAAGGTTTGGAAATAAGGGTGCTTTTTTCTTCCACCATGAGAGAGGATCTTCACTTCTCATGACTCTTGGCTCCTCAAAATATCGCCTCAACTCCATTATTGCCTCAGCAGATGGATTTGAGACTATTTGTGAGGTCTTTTCTGCTTTAGCATCAAAGCTATTCCACAGAGACTTTTTCCCTGACTTTATTGTTGATTCAGGGCCAGGGAGGCTCGGCACAGAAGGCGCAGTTGAACTTTCTGAAGCATAATTTGTATACTTAGAGCGTAGTATGTTTTTTAAACGCTCTTCGATGGCCTTGATGTTGGAAGCATCTGCGAAGGGTAGCTTCTTAAATCTGGGGTCTAGAATGGTTGCTGCCCCAACAAGGAAAATCCCTTCCACTGTAGCAAATCTCCGACTCATCTGCTTTTTGAGTTCTTCAGATAATGGAATATTTCTTAATGTCAGTCCATCCATGTCATCATCAATCATTTGCAGGGAATCTTGCAGACCTCTTACAATTGGAATAACTTTAGAGAGTGAAGTAAGTTTTTCTGCTGATAATTCTTTGGTTGCTTCATCAAAGTATTCCAGTAGAGGTATGACCTTTTTTATGAGGCTAAGCTCATCATTACTAATGCACAAATGATTTTTTCCGAGCAAGCAAAGCGTAGTGGTGACAAGATTACTTTGCTGCACGAAGCGTTCCAGCATATGATAGGTAGAGTTCCACCTTGTCTCTACATCTTGAATAAGCTTCTTAACTGGAACATTGTGTTGTACTTGAAGCTGGCTAAGTTTATCAGTTGCTTTGACACTATGGTGGAAAAAGGTCACAAtttgctttactttatcttttACTATTTGTAAATCTTTTGTATTCTTCAGTGAATCTTGTACTACTAAATTGAGTGTGTGCGCAAAGCATGGAATATTGCGCAATTTCATATGTGATTTTATTGCTGAGGTCATATTAGCAGCATTATCAGTAATCACACAGCATATTTTACTTAGAATGTTCCATTTATTGCATATACTTGTAAGGTCTTCTGCAATATTCTCTGCTGTATGATTTTTTGTCATCCTTGCAGTCTCTAAAACAGCTGATTTGATATTATAGTCTGAAGAAATGAAGTGTGCCGTGACTGTGATAAATCCTTGTGTTTGTCTGGAAGTCCAGATGTCAGTTGTTAATGCAATGTCCTCAACATTTTCAAGTTCCTTGCTGATTCTTGCTACTTCTTGTTCATACATATTAGGTAAAAGAGTTCTCGTCAATTCACGGCGACTAGGTAGCTTATAGCGAGGATTCAGGCCCTGAACGAAGTCCTTAAATCCTTTATCTTCAGTGATGGACAATGGCTGAAGATCTTTAGCTACCATTTTTACCAAAAGAAGATCTAGTTGATTCTTTTTGATAGAGTCATTTCTGTAAGACTGAGTCCTGTCTATTGTTTGCATCAAAGTTGGTTGCAATGTTGCAGTTGATGTGCCGGGCAATCTCTCACTTTCAGGATCAGACATGTGTGAGGCAGCGACAGGGGTCGTGTCCTCCTGCATTTGCGCAAATTCAATCGGATGTCTGGTACGTATATGTTTAGTCATGTTTGAAGTATTTCCACAATATTTCAAGGAATCCTTACAAATAAGGCACACAGTGATGTCAGGCCCTGTTTTCTCCATGTATGTCCATACTGGAGCTTTTCTAGATCGCTTTGAAGTAGAGGCCATGACTAATGATGTTGACAGTGACGTGTTTGTTCCTCTCCCGTGAACACGAGTATATGAGTTCTGTTGAATGAATTATATTTTTCGAGAGAGGAAAGGCTACACTACAGCAAGGAATTgttaaatagtaataaaaaaaattaaataattttgTTCATATGGATGGTGAAGCGCGACACGGACCCCCCCTCTGAGAACATTAGCTGGACTGCCGTGGGTCGCTCCTCCACCCTTATTTATGTACTGGGCCTGACGGAGGCACGCGCATCTGGCAACACTTGCCTGACGTCACAGACACAGAGTATCGACCAATCAAATGCCGTTTTTCCCTCCACGATGCCATTGTCTGCCAGATTGCCAGGAGAAATTAAGCTAGTGGAATCGTCAAGCCAAGGTATCGATACCAGTCATACCACTCGATACCTGGAAGCTTGAAGCGGAATCGCTGGAATCGATTCCGGAATCGTATCGTGCCCAGCCCTACCAGCCAGGGGGCTCACCGATGCTCTTGTCAACAGCTGGAACACAGGAGCAGATGTATAATATTTTCAACATtggcttaatcaatcagtcaatcaatgggggcctctgccagcctgcctcacccaaactatgacaccattcttgggggttcctctgtgcaggtccccatgcaggcaccttccccataccatgtacctcccagcaggatccatcaacctgctctaacccaactttctgggcacactctttactaaggattgtgtcttacagaaacaacctggtaagcagggtttacccacatgcccacagagccagaggtggcattcacagagcatgcaggtaatgggcctcaggtcagcctcagggagggagtgctccatgatgagggacagtatggtgggacacaacatgtgcataactgggagaacagtgactgatgcaccacaacacacagcatgcaggtaatgggcctcaagtcagcctcagggagggagtgctccatgatgagggacagtgtggtgggacacaacatgtgcataactgggagaacagtgactgatgcaccacagcaaTGACGGCTCCCTAAGACTAACACTTCCTTACCTGGAAGTCGTGAAGCTTTCCACGGAGGAGAATGGACCAAAACCTTTGACATTGTGAGTGTGCATCTTGTGCAAATACTTCCTTGAAGGCGTCAGTCCATGGACGGTAAGGGTGACCCAGCAAACCAGAAGACGGCGGCCCTCCGTAGGCTAAACGTATGTTGTACCGGCGGCCCTACAGCGGCAGATTACGTGGGGCCGCCGTCACCCATGCTCATAGGTTCTACGTCGGCCCGCTAACAGCGGGCCTACATAGTTATGCCTGCCATTAACCGCCCATTTATATATAGTAATCCAATGTATTTTACATGAATACACctgatgaataaatgaaagataCATTCAGTGGACTTAAGTTTATTTTGACAAGATCTTCAGCTTTCACAATAGGGTTTACAATTGGGTTGATGCCATTAGTAAGCAAGAGAAGACACTTATACTTTATCATTACCAGATTTAACAGTTGTATTGCTGTAATTTTACCttagaaactaaagaaaaataatctaaaatcacAACATTTAAGACTTTTCAAGGAACTTAATTTATCCTGTTCAGCAAGGTAATTTCCAAGCAAGACAGTGGAAAATGAAATAAGATAATTCTCCTAAAAAGTAAATCAATCAATAttttttgttaaaaaaaaaaaataataataataaaaataataatagtaaggggAGGGATTCCTGGCCCTTGTCATCATTCCTTACAACTACAACAATATCATGGTACACATTCTTACTCTTTATGCCTTAGTGATAGCACCTGATATTACTTATGTATTTACTATTTTCAGCCTGAGGATATAGTCTTTCACATCTTTACTTTAAATCTTACCAATGATTAACTCTGTTTAAAGTATAGTTTATGAATCAACTGTCAGAGAACTTAAAACAATTTAATACTGAAcagctacaacacacacacacacacacacacactttggtaaTACATTGTGTGTAGCTACAAAAAAAGATTTCTTTAAGAACTGAACAATTAGTATTCTTGCACCAATATAATTCTCAGCACCACAAGTATTAATCATTAGTCAGCAACATGAAAACACTGCGAGCACCCTTGAAACAAGCAATAACAAATGCCTAATCTTTGCATCAGTGTTAAGTACAAAATTACCATTAGCTATCCTGAGCTCTATTCCTAAACTGAGTATTTACATAATTAATATCATAATAATCCTATCCCTACatcctacagaaaaaaaaaaaaaaaaaagtggcttcCATTACAGCAATGCTGTCCACAACATTTCAATTAACTACTAATGTACAGATGAAACATTACAGCCAAAAGAATGAAATTAAGGTACAGGCATTTATAAATGAGGAAAATGCATCTAACAGGACTGACTGTGGGCTATGTGGAATGTGACGGGAGGTGTGCATATGGAGCAGGTAGATCATTAAGAGGTGTGAAAGCACATCAAAGGGACACAGGTGCATGTTAAGGTGAATGGAGAAGTGGGATGAGAGCTTCAGGATACATGGAGGGAGACTGGAATGAGTGGTGTCACTGTGGCATGAAAGCCTGGAATGGTACCAGTAAACTGAGTATTTTATGATGCATTAATGCacaaagagagagcaagagagagaactTTGAATATGCAATGCCAGAAAGTCTAGGCAGTATCACTGCTCTCACAAGTTCTTACATCTCTCCTCCGACGGCCTCCATCTCGATCTCTGGCTGTTCGAAACCACtccttcattactttttcaaTTGAGGCAGCTGTTGCACTCTTGTGCTCTGCATTCTTGTGGACACTTTCTGTCAATAGGAAATCTGCCTTTAACTCAGTAAACTTCAATATACTCAAATCTGAAATGTAAGTAGTTAGACATGAGTAACTCAATTCATATGGGGTAGTGGTTAAAAGTTGATAGCTACATGGTAAGCTAGTATTGTAGTCACAAAACTTTAATGTACAGTCAAAATTAAAATACATGAATAGATGTCAAAAGCAGATTATCCAATAGAAACAATTAAATTCTCGACTATTCAATCAAGCACCACATGAGTTAAGTGATGTGTACTAATCTGAACATCTGGAGTATACTAGGTGTAACACTGTTTTGCCTAATATTCTGTTTTAGACTGGAAATACAATGCAGAAAAAAATTATGTGGATGAGTTAATTAAGAATATGACTGAATATCAAAGCAAGCAAATTTACTAAGTCTATGCatagcacagaaaaaaaatactataggAATGTATACTAAGCATTACTGCATATTTGTAACTGCATGGAAACACTTTTTCTCCCATCACACTTGGCAGACAAGGATATGTAGGGTAGTTCTAGCCATTGCTTTTACCTTAGGGATTTGTGTCTGGTCACGTAGTAACCCAAATGAAGATAAACAATACAACACATTACATTACAGTCTTGTATACCAATGGACCCTTTCATTGTTTACTTGTTCTAGGTGAGATAACTGTTAGCCTGTGACTGCATCATAAGCCACTTACTAATTATTGTATCCTTCAGCTTCATTGTGCAAAAGCTCCGTTTCATTCCTTTGCCACACCAATTGAAGTGGATGGCCAAGGAGTTGCTCACAGTGTATCGCAGAATGCGCCTCACTGTGTCTGGAAGACCTGATCCACCTATTACATACAGACTTGCAATCTGAAAGAGCAGTAACGTTGCAGTAGTAAACAAGTGAAGGATGCATGAAAAACAGTACAGCCACATTCTCTTTGAATTCAGGCTAGCCAAAAATGATACTGTGGTTCTAATATCAAGTGTTGCCAGGTTTGTCAAAAATGATCAGTAAATAAAAAGTTTGACTTTAATTTACAAAAACCTACACCTGTTTCTACTGAAATTTGAAGGTTTCAGCAACATCAATAGTAAATGATCACATAACTTACAACTTTCTTCTCTAGGTCAGGATCCATCAGTTTGCTTTCTAGGGCTTCCATTTCATTCATATCCTTCACAGGGAAGTGAATGCCCTCTGGTACTGCTTGATCTTGTTCTTG
The window above is part of the Eriocheir sinensis breed Jianghai 21 unplaced genomic scaffold, ASM2467909v1 Scaffold433, whole genome shotgun sequence genome. Proteins encoded here:
- the LOC126992275 gene encoding E3 SUMO-protein ligase ZBED1-like, translating into MASTSKRSRKAPVWTYMEKTGPDITVCLICKDSLKYCGNTSNMTKHIRTRHPIEFAQMQEDTTPVAASHMSDPESERLPGTSTATLQPTLMQTIDRTQSYRNDSIKKNQLDLLLVKMVAKDLQPLSITEDKGFKDFVQGLNPRYKLPSRRELTRTLLPNMYEQEVARISKELENVEDIALTTDIWTSRQTQGFITVTAHFISSDYNIKSAVLETARMTKNHTAENIAEDLTSICNKWNILSKICCVITDNAANMTSAIKSHMKLRNIPCFAHTLNLVVQDSLKNTKDLQIVKDKVKQIVTFFHHSVKATDKLSQLQVQHNVPVKKLIQDVETRWNSTYHMLERFVQQSNLVTTTLCLLGKNHLCISNDELSLIKKVIPLLEYFDEATKELSAEKLTSLSKVIPIVRGLQDSLQMIDDDMDGLTLRNIPLSEELKKQMSRRFATVEGIFLVGAATILDPRFKKLPFADASNIKAIEERLKNILRSKYTNYASESSTAPSVPSLPGPESTIKSGKKSLWNSFDAKAEKTSQIVSNPSAEAIMELRRYFEEPRVMRSEDPLSWWKKKAPLFPNLSKIAKGILCVPATSVPSERLFSKAGELISQRRSTLKEKNVNMILFLNKNLK